Proteins from a genomic interval of Xylocopa sonorina isolate GNS202 chromosome 6, iyXylSono1_principal, whole genome shotgun sequence:
- the Cds gene encoding CDP-diacylglycerol synthase: MSEIRQRLVGDTSAETRDVSDDQKEDVESEDDAKLEVEELAKTLPQGTDHTPHILDSALSGLPDRWKNWVIRTIFTLFMIAGFCGIIYIGPLALMATTLVVQVKCFQEIINIGYAVYRIHGLPWFRSLSWYFLITSNYFFYGENLMDYFAVVINRTEYLRVLVTYHRFISFCLYIVGFVWFVLSLVKKYYMKQFSLFAWTHVALLIVVTQSYLIIKNIFEGLIWFIVPVSMIVINDVMAYMFGFFFGKTPLIKLSPKKTWEGFIGGGVSTVILGLLISYVMCQYRYFVCPIEYSEALGRMTMDCEPSALFQPQEYTLPNCLQVVWKMFSGRSTITMYPFLLHSLSMSVFSSVLGPFGGFFASGFKRAFKIKDFGDVIPGHGGIMDRFDCQYLMATFVNVYISSFIQTETPQKLLQQVYSLKPEQQVQLFQTLKDSLDNRGLLNMY; the protein is encoded by the exons ATGTCGGAAATTCGACAAAGATTGGTTGGCGATACATCGGCAGAAACGCGGGATGTCAGTGATGATCAG AAAGAAGATGTGGAATCTGAAGATGACGCGAAGTTGGAAGTTGAAGAATTGGCTAAAACTCTACCCCAAGGAACAGATCATACTCCACATATCTTGGATTCAGCTCTTTCTGGCTTACCCGATCG CTGGAAAAATTGGGTGATTAGAACTATTTTTACCTTATTTATGATTGCTGGATTTTGCGGTATTATTTACATTGGACCACTAGCATTGATGGCTACA ACATTAGTTGTACAAGTAAAATGTTTCCAAGAAATAATTAATATTGGATATGCAGTTTATAGAATTCATGGTCTACCATGGTTCAGATCTCTATCATGGTATTTCTTAATCACTTCCAATTATTTCTTCTATGGAGAAAATCTGATGGACTATTTTGCTGTAGTGATTAACCGAACG GAATATTTACGTGTACTTGTTACGTATCATCGTTTTATTTCATTTTGTCTATATATCGTTGGATTTGTATGGTTTGTATTATCACTTGTAAAAAAGTATTATATGAAACAGTTCTCTCTGTTTGCTTGGACACATGTTGCCCTACTTATTGTCGTGACTCAAAGTTACctgataattaaaaatatttttgagGGCTTGATATG GTTCATTGTTCCAGTTAGTATGATAGTGATAAATGATGTAATGGCATACATGTTTGGTTTCTTCTTTGGTAAAACACCTTTGATTAAATTATCTCCAAAAAAGACTTGGGAAGGTTTTATAGGTGGTGGTGTTTCAACAGTTATACTTGGTTTATTG ATATCATACGTCATGTGCCAGTACCGTTATTTTGTTTGTCCCATTGAATACAGTGAAGCTTTAGGGCGCATGACTATGGATTGTGAACCATCAGCATTATTTCAACCTCAGGAATATACCTTACCTAATTGTTTACAAGTCGTGTGGAAAATG TTTAGCGGAAGATCTACAATAACTATGTATCCATTTTTACTTCATTCATTATCAATGTCAGTATTTAGTTCTGTACTTGGACCATTTGGAGGGTTCTTTGCAAGTGGTTTTAAAAGAGCATTCAAAATTAAG GACTTTGGAGATGTTATTCCTGGTCATGGAGGAATAATGGATAGATTTGATTGTCAGTATTTAATGGCAACATTTGTAAATGTCTATATATCTTCATTTATTCAAACTGAAACACCTCAGAAACTTTTACAACAG GTTTATAGTTTAAAACCAGAGCAGCAAGTTCAATTATTTCAAACCTTAAAGGATTCATTAGATAACAGGGGTTTGTTAAATATGTACTAA
- the LOC143424684 gene encoding uncharacterized protein LOC143424684: MSDHGGKGYTPLPQSISNTDTEDEEDCLAQPTETPKDHSDETQPQANTIHENGVYYPLDESKNIGNRAKNGQNMLKYYRDDIPIMVVEGNDQNDLWKRHDMSPLRRFCLIASVLLCIVTIIIFLYVLPCDNSMVCPSVNKPDSSISWDKTLQGVEIQGPISIIHGNPSNLILLLRGQLYRGNDTNKDQRQISANGGGVMSIQGNSGLPLWLVSLKRPPTDIDCISVDTDRSGNPDCIVAGDRGLLASIEPIAGTIHWSSKICTFEKLPVILPDIDSDRVEDFLSVEVETKNKPNLVLLSGRTGQLLGRYSPRNCSFIDIYNHVLNDTISYVCYDNNRNSATKTMTIKGLLHAMKLLEYKKLITKSAMTFRTFKTLKFDDELNNWKITPFHYLSIENEDSCPGDFCRASVNLTLQKHGSPPIVIWDHVSPNSFVSKPAFFIMSGKPYTSGFAIKFWQWINPISEHTKKASVVTERRLIERVLIVFVNYTDVQLMNASQSDIVQLCRGGNCQPNLSSRARFSSIKIDYISEDGFPELITYWSSYDVESPKILTSKVQVVKLDSFATSLPHTNI; the protein is encoded by the exons ATGTCCGATCACGGTGGGAAAGGTTATACCCCCTTGCCTCAAAGTATAAGCAATACTGATACTGAAGATGAAGAAGACTGTTTAGCTCAACCAACTGAAACTCCTAAAGATCATAGCGATGAAACTCAACCG CAAGCAAATACTATCCATGAAAATGGAGTGTATTATCCATTGGATGAGTCGAAAAACATAGGAAATCGTGCGAAAAATGGACAAAATATGCTTAAATATTATAGAGATGATATACCTATAATGGTAGTTGAAGGCAACGACCAAAATGATTTGTGGAAAAGACATGATATGTCTCCTTTACGACGGTTTTGTTTGATTGCTTCTGTACTATTATGCATCGTAACGATAATTATATTTCTATATGTTTTACCTTGCGACAATTCAATGGTTTGTCCTTCGGTAAATAAACCTGACTCGTCTATATCCTGGGATAAAACTTTACAAGGAGTAG AGATACAAGGTCCTATTTCAATTATTCATGGCAATCCATCGAATCTCATACTGCTTCTTCGCGGACAACTTTATAGAGGAAATGATACAAATAAGGACCAGAGACAAATATCGGCAAATGGTGGAGGAGTTATGTCGATACAAGGCAATAGTGGTTTACCATTATGGTTGGTTTCATTGAAAAGACCACCAACTGATATTGATTGTATTTCTGTTGATACTGATCGATCTGGAAACCCAGATTGTATAGTTGCTGGAGATCGAGGCCTCCTAGCTAGTATTGAACCTATTGCAGGCACTATACACTGGAGTTCGAAAATCTGTACATTTGAAAAATTACCTGTGATTTTACCAGATATCGATTCCGATAGGGTAGAAGATTTTTTGAGTGTGGAAGTAGAAACGAAAAATAAGCCTAATCTTGTTCTTTTATCTGGAAGAACTGGTCAACTTTTAGGACGGTACTCGCCTAGAAATTGTTCATTTATTGATATATATAATCATGTCTTGAATGATACCATATCTTATGTTTGTTATGATAATAATAGAAATA gTGCGACTAAAACTATGACTATTAAAGGACTGTTACATGCTATGAAATTACTAGAATATAAAAAATTGATAACGAAATCGGCAATGACGTTTCGCACTTTTAAAACGTTAAAATTCGACGATGAATTAAATAACTGGAAGATTACACCATTCCATTATCTATCCATCGAAAATGAGGACTCGTGTCCGGGAGACTTTTGCAGAGCTAGCGTGAATCTAACATTGCAAAAACATGGGAGCCCACCGATAGTAATATGGGATCATGTTAGTCCAAATTCTTTTGTATCGAAACCAGCTTTTTTCATTATGTCCGGTAAACCTTACACTTCTGGTTTTGCCATTAAATTCTGGCAATGGATCAATCCGATATCTGAACATACCAAAAAAGCATCTGTCGTTACAGAAAGAAGATTAATAGAAAGAGTATTAATCGTTTTTGTAAATTACACAGATGTACAACTTATGAACGCAAGTCAAAGTGACATCGTTCAATTGTGTCGAGGCGGAAATTGTCAGCCAAATTTGAGTTCGCGTGCACGCTTTAGTTCCATTAAAATTGATTATATTAGCGAAGACGGATTTCCAGAATTGATAACTTACTGGTCATCGTACGATGTAGAATCACCAAAGATATTAACATCCAAAGTACAAGTTGTAAAATTGGATTCATTTGCCACAAGCTTACCACATACAAATATTTAA
- the Fitm gene encoding acyl-coenzyme A diphosphatase Fitm: MATGKRRGIHTTSGGPGMFGSTASNLRSSRLNFRPNSTQEDRGGTRPTAAPSSIGLILVTMFLHVCKKSLLFDTRLKVAIYCGAIFVVSLIADFIAMPRTYFSRSDNALNQYFVKWGWGWLLTVTVPWVVLTAHTLGCGRRSILLKHLARLGLATIAWLLWIKLFNYIETNYGRCLSTKDAQLQTKAKCLQSGRFWSGLDISGHTFILIYSSLILAEEGSSLVGWEGIKDLIMREEHSRTTPNEPSTGPLRNLSNLDLEFLKKAHKALTPYLRGLFVAMTLQQLLWDTMLISTMLYYHIMIEKFLGGIAAVLTWYVTYQWWYKSPKNSLPAPGDGLFKYNEVKSHDNSAIRSRRSTLNGINRFMGMPIRTSQDSTDTIGTNRQSDSEITASRI, from the coding sequence ATGGCCACGGGAAAACGAAGAGGCATACACACAACGTCCGGCGGCCCCGGGATGTTTGGCTCAACGGCAAGTAATTTAAGGTCGAGCCGTTTAAACTTTCGTCCGAATTCAACCCAAGAGGATAGAGGTGGGACCCGACCGACTGCTGCCCCAAGCTCCATAGGTCTTATACTTGTCACGATGTTTTTACATGTATGCAAGAAATCCCTGCTGTTCGACACGAGACTCAAGGTTGCTATATACTGCGGCGCGATATTCGTGGTGTCGTTGATAGCGGATTTTATTGCTATGCCAAGAACATACTTCTCGCGTTCAGATAACGCGCTCAATCAGTACTTTGTGAAGTGGGGATGGGGATGGTTGTTGACCGTAACGGTGCCATGGGTCGTGTTGACTGCGCATACGCTTGGCTGCGGACGTAGGTCGATTTTACTGAAACATTTAGCTAGGCTCGGCTTGGCCACGATCGCGTGGCTACTATGGATCAAGTTGTTCAATTACATCGAGACGAATTACGGTCGTTGCCTTAGTACGAAGGACGCACAGTTGCAGACGAAGGCGAAATGCCTTCAGTCCGGTAGATTTTGGAGCGGTCTCGATATATCTGGACATACGTTCATTCTTATATATTCTAGTTTGATCTTAGCGGAAGAAGGCTCCTCGTTGGTCGGATGGGAAGGTATAAAGGATTTGATTATGCGCGAGGAGCATTCGCGGACTACTCCGAATGAACCCAGCACCGGACCGCTTCGTAATCTCTCGAACTTAGATTTGGAGTTTTTGAAGAAAGCACACAAAGCGCTTACACCTTATCTGAGAGGTCTTTTCGTTGCGATGACGTTGCAACAATTACTTTGGGACACTATGTTAATATCTACCATGCTCTATTATCATATTATGATAGAAAAATTTCTTGGAGGTATAGCTGCCGTTTTAACCTGGTATGTCACGTATCAGTGGTGGTATAAGTCTCCGAAAAACTCGTTACCTGCTCCTGGCGATGGTTTATTTAAGTATAACGAAGTAAAAAGTCATGACAATAGTGCAATTAGATCAAGACGCAGTACATTAAATGGTATCAATAGATTCATGGGAATGCCCATCCGTACGAGTCAGGATAGTACTGATACAATCGGTACTAATAGGCAATCAGATTCTGAAATAACTGCTTCGAGAATATAA